In Eubacteriales bacterium mix99, the DNA window TTCCTTTATTTCAGATCTGATCTATGACGGAAGATTGTGTCCCAACCATAATTCCGTTTATTATTCGGTTCCGAAGCAGAAGCGGGAAGGGCTGTTCCCCGGGCAGACCATCGAAGTCGTCGATACTTCCGGAATTGCTGATATCCAGGCCCGGCAGGAAACAGAGCAGGACTCCACCTATTATAACCTTTCCGAAGCAATGCTTTCCGTCAGTAAAGTACTCGATCTGTTGAAGGAAGGCGAGAAGCTGTCTGATATCTGTATCATTACACCATATAAAGCCCATGCGGAAAAGCTGAAAGAAGTCTTTCTGCAGCATGAGAAATCCTTTCGGAATCCGGAAGGCCTGCATCGCTTTATTGAAAAAAGCATCTATACCATAGACTCTTTCCAGGGCCGCGAACAGCGCAATATTATCATCAATTGGGTCCGCAGCAACTATGGGCTGCCCGGGATGCCGACACGAACCGGCTTCCTGAAAGATTACCGAAGGGTGAACGTAGCCCTCTCCCGGGCAAAAAGGAAACTGATCCTCATCGGCGATTATGAAACCCTGACCCAATCGGAGAATCCAAGAGTCCGGCATATTTTCACCCAGATCAAGCAAATCAGGGCCAAACAAAAGATCGTACTGTAGCAGTTACGATCTTTTTTACCCCGATTTCCCGGTTGCCCCTGTCCGATAAATGGTATATAATTGAATTCAGAGCAAGGAAACTGGAGGAAACAATGTAATGAAGCTTGGAATCATAGGATTACCAAATGTAGGAAAGAGCACTTTGTTCAATGCAATCACAAAAGCCGGAGCAGAAGCAGCCAATTACCCGTTTTGCACCATAGAGCCCAATATTGGCATGGTAGCTGTTCCGGACGAACGTCTTGACAAGCTGACAGAAATGTACCATCCGGAGAAGACCACACCAACGGTGATCGAATTTGTCGATATTGCCGGCCTGGTTCACGGTGCCAGCCGCGGAGAAGGACTGGGAAACAAGTTTTTGTCCCAGATCCGGGAAGTGGACGCCATCGTTCACGTTGTCCGCTGCTTTGAGGATGAAAATATTGTACATGTAGAGGACAGCATTGACCCGGTCCGGGATATGGAAACCATCAACCTGGAACTCATTTTCTCCGATCTGGAAAGCCTGGAGAAGCGGATGGACAAAGCCCGCAAATTGCAGAAGGCAGACAAAAGATATCGGATTGAGCTGGATTTGATGGAGAGAATAAGGGACAACCTGGAGAAAGGAATTCCTTCCCGCAATCTCTCCTTTACCGAAGAAGAATCCCGTTTGGTGGATCAGATGTTTCTGCTGACTTCCAAGCCGGTGATCTATGCCGCCAATATCGCTGAAGAGGAGATCGGGAAAAGTCCGGAGGACTTGCCCATGGTAAAGTCGGTAACGGATCAGGCGGAGAAGGAAAATGCAGAAGTACTGATTATCTGTGCCAAAATAGAAGAGGAAATTGCACAACTGGAACCGAATGAGAAAAATGCCTTCCTGCAGGAGCTCGGGATTCCGGAATCCGGTCTGGATCGGTTGGTAAGACATTGCTATCGTCTTCTCGGCCTGATCAGTTTTTTAACGGCCGGGCCAAAGGAAGTCCGTGCCTGGACCATAAAGAGCGGGACCAAAGCACCGCAGGCAGCAGGCAAGATCCATTCCGACTTTGAAAAGGGGTTTATCCGGGCAGAAATCGTACCATACGGTACCCTGATCCGTCTGGGCTCCTGCCAGGCTGCCAGGGAAAGCGGGCTGGTGCGTTCAGAAGGAAAGGATTATATCATGAAAGACGGAGATGTTGTTCTGTTCCGATTTAATGTGTGAATTGCATGATATTGACTTGCCCATATTCATATTCTATAATACCCTATATAATGTATCAAGTAGAAGTATGGATCAGTAATATTTGTTGGGAGTGAACAGAAGACTATGAAACAGGAAACTTTGAAACAAAATATTGTCCGGATTTATCATAAATATTTTGGATTCTATATGCTGGCAATTTTCCTGACCTGGATCAAGACCTATATGAGCTATCATCTGGAATTTTCCCTGGGTGTAAAGGGCTGGCTGCAGCATCTTATTCTGCTGATCAATCCGATTGCCTTCACCCTTTTGCTTTTTTCGCTTTGTCTGTTTACCGGCAATCCGAAACGGGGTCATAAAGCCCTTATCCTTCTTTATTTTTTAAATACCCTGCTGCTTTACGCCAATATCCTCTATTACCGGGAATTCTCGGACTTTCTGACCTTAAGTACGATTATTACCTCCAGGAGTATTTCCGGCAAGCGGTCCATGGGATCCTTCCTGTCCGCCATACCACCGCTTATGAAGTGGCATGATATTCTATATTGGATCGATGTCGTGTTCCTGATTGTCCTGCTGAAGAAGAAATCGCCTCTTGTTTCTGTGGATCAAAGGGTTTTCTGCAACAAGAGAAATGGATGGAAGGCTTTGGCCCTTTCCCTTGTTATCTTCCTGATGAATCTGTGCCTTGCTGAAATCAGCCGTCCGGAATTGCTGACCAGGACCTTCGATCGGAACTATATTGTAAAATATCTTGGCATCAATGGGTTTACTGCCTATGACAGCATCCAGACGGTAAAAACAGAGCGATCCACGGAGACTCCCGACAATCAGGACGTCATGGAAACGGTCAATTATACCGCCAACCGTTATACGAAGCCTAACCCGGAGACTTTTGGAATTGCAAAGGGACGTAATGTATTCGTCATCCATATGGAAAGCATCCAGCAGTTCTTAATCGACTTCAGGCTTTCTGGTGAAGACGGAAAGGAATACGAGGTTCTTCCCTTTCTGAATCAACTGTGTCACAGCAAGGACACCTTCTCTTTTCCCAATCTCTTTACTCAGATTGGCCAGGGCAAAAGCAGTGATGCGGAGCTGATGGCGGAAACGTCCCTGTTTGGTGTATCCGAAGGTTCTGCATTCATACAAAACGCTAACAATACGTATTATGCCCTGCCAAAGATCCTGAAGGATAAGGAAGGTTATACCAGCGCAGTGTTTCATGGCAATAACGGTTCCTTCTGGAACCGGAACGATATGTACC includes these proteins:
- the ychF gene encoding redox-regulated ATPase YchF, encoding MKLGIIGLPNVGKSTLFNAITKAGAEAANYPFCTIEPNIGMVAVPDERLDKLTEMYHPEKTTPTVIEFVDIAGLVHGASRGEGLGNKFLSQIREVDAIVHVVRCFEDENIVHVEDSIDPVRDMETINLELIFSDLESLEKRMDKARKLQKADKRYRIELDLMERIRDNLEKGIPSRNLSFTEEESRLVDQMFLLTSKPVIYAANIAEEEIGKSPEDLPMVKSVTDQAEKENAEVLIICAKIEEEIAQLEPNEKNAFLQELGIPESGLDRLVRHCYRLLGLISFLTAGPKEVRAWTIKSGTKAPQAAGKIHSDFEKGFIRAEIVPYGTLIRLGSCQAARESGLVRSEGKDYIMKDGDVVLFRFNV
- a CDS encoding LTA synthase family protein yields the protein MKQETLKQNIVRIYHKYFGFYMLAIFLTWIKTYMSYHLEFSLGVKGWLQHLILLINPIAFTLLLFSLCLFTGNPKRGHKALILLYFLNTLLLYANILYYREFSDFLTLSTIITSRSISGKRSMGSFLSAIPPLMKWHDILYWIDVVFLIVLLKKKSPLVSVDQRVFCNKRNGWKALALSLVIFLMNLCLAEISRPELLTRTFDRNYIVKYLGINGFTAYDSIQTVKTERSTETPDNQDVMETVNYTANRYTKPNPETFGIAKGRNVFVIHMESIQQFLIDFRLSGEDGKEYEVLPFLNQLCHSKDTFSFPNLFTQIGQGKSSDAELMAETSLFGVSEGSAFIQNANNTYYALPKILKDKEGYTSAVFHGNNGSFWNRNDMYRSFGYDYFFDAGDFILTKENSAEYGLKDKLFFQQSAKYLEQLQQPFYSKFITLSNHFPFPYDEKNSIPKGNTKDEAVNGYFSTANYADQALEEFFNYLKESHIYENSIFILYGDHYGISGTRNKALAPLLGRDPETWGAFDNMQMKRVPLIIHIPGYQKGAEVNTYGGQIDILPTLLHLLGVDTKSFVMMGQDLLSPERKQIVPFRNGDLITPDYSMIGENLYYNNTGEPVPETNTYTYDKAAMIKNEMSKLLKTSDHVLETNLLDYYRPQGMTPVNPAAYDYSTSVERLTGQAEKAGDQDTSYFHKNGNVSTAPLYQTDAPQSEEKSTEEARKKAETEEKSDDGNKSDTISGTDPLDGSGSGSSE